In a single window of the Gossypium hirsutum isolate 1008001.06 chromosome D02, Gossypium_hirsutum_v2.1, whole genome shotgun sequence genome:
- the LOC107910318 gene encoding protein NPGR1 has protein sequence MLCACSGEQFKFEDAPQSPESLATRDFSASGLSSRTGDWESKLDDVQVDEAESTLKEALSLNYEEARALLGRLEYQRGNFDAALQVFQGIDIKGLKPRMTGAIVERTRQRKLRSKGDIIPPSVLSLHSVSLLLEAILLKAKSLDELGHFRDAAKECNIILDVVEAAFPNGMHEGIAEDCKLQEMFHKALELLPRLWKKAGFLGEAITAYRRVLVKPWNLDPLRVASLQKDLAANLLYGGVESSLPPHLQVWGSANPNGNMEEAILLLLVLMQKVVYGEIKWDSDIMDHLIFALTVTGQFELLGSYVEQALPGIYERANSWYLLALCYAAAGQNEVALNLLKKVSGQSEAKHKPHIPALLFGAKLSSQDPKHAHYGITFARNVIDSAADDQVNEHFKSQAHKFLGVCYGNAARISISDAERSVFQKESLASLNCAAFNMKEDPDLIFNLSLENAVQRNLDVAFDNAMVYSNMVTEDSGRGWRLLALILSADRRFKDAETILEVALDEAGSLDQLELLRLRAVLQIAQERPKQAIETYRILLSLIKTQRESRSNNFESAKSSDSEGVTERVLELAAWQDLATVYTKFGSWLDAEICVNKAKSIELHSPKSWHTSGLLFEAQSLHKEALVSFSIALSIEPDYVPSIVSTAAVLLQLGSQSSLPIARSFLMNALRLDPTNHDAWMNLGLIAKLEGSLQQAADFFQAAYELKMSAPVEAFK, from the exons ATGTTGTGTGCTTGCTCAGGTGAACAATTCAAGTTCGAAGACGCACCGCAGTCGCCGGAATCACTGGCGACCAGAGATTTCTCGGCCAGTGGACTCTCATCTCGTACCGGAGACTGGGAATCGAAACTTGACGATGTTCAAGTGGATGAAGCTGAATCAACTCTCAAAGAAGCTCTTTCCTTAAACTATGAG GAAGCAAGGGCATTGTTGGGGAGGTTAGAGTATCAAAGAGGAAACTTCGATGCGGCGCTTCAGGTTTTTCAGGGCATTGACATCAAAGGTTTGAAACCAAGGATGACTGGGGCTATTGTTGAGAGGACCCGGCAACGAAAACTGCGGTCCAAAGGTGACATTATCCCTCCTAGTGTGTTGTCACTGCATTCGGTCAGCCTACTACTGGAAGCAATTTTGTTGAAAGCAAAATCATTGGATGAACTTGGACATTTTAGAG ACGCAGCGAAGGAGTGCAATATAATTTTGGATGTAGTTGAGGCAGCATTCCCTAATGGAATGCATGAGGGAATTGCTGAAGACTGCAAGTTACAGGAGATGTTTCACAAGGCATTGGAGTTGCTCCCTAGACTATGGAAAAAGGCGGGCTTTCTTGGTGAAGCCATAACTGCGTATCGTCGGGTGTTAGTCAAGCCATGGAATTTGGATCCCCTGAGGGTAGCTAGTTTACAGAAAGACTTAGCTGCCAATTTACTTTATGGTGGTGTCGAATCAAGCCTCCCCCCTCACTTACAGGTATGGGGTTCGGCCAATCCTAATGGTAACATGGAGGAAGCAATTCTTCTCCTCCTAGTACTTATGCAGAAAGTGGTCTATGGAGAAATAAAGTGGGATTCAGATATTATGGATCATCTGATTTTTGCTCTTACCGTCACTGGGCAGTTTGAATTGTTGGGAAGTTATGTGGAGCAGGCCCTTCCCGGTATATATGAAAGAGCAAATAGTTGGTATCTTCTTGCACTTTGTTATGCTGCTGCTGGTCAGAATGAGGTTGCATTGAACTTATTGAAGAAGGTTTCTGGCCAATCAGAAGCAAAACACAAACCTCATATCCCAGCTTTACTATTTGGGGCAAAGTTATCTTCTCAAGATCCAAAGCATGCTCATTATGGAATTACTTTTGCTCGTAATGTGATTGATTCAGCAGCAGATGATCAAGTGAATGAACATTTCAAGAGTCAAGCTCATAAGTTCCTTGGTGTTTGCTACGGGAATGCTGCTAGAATTTCCATATCAGATGCTGAAAGATCTGTCTTTCAGAAAGAATCTTTGGCCTCACTTAACTGCGCTGCTTTCAACATGAAGGAAGATCCTGACTTGATCTTTAACCTCAGTTTGGAAAATGCAGTTCAGAGGAATTTGGATGTGGCCTTTGACAATGCAATGGTGTACTCTAACATGGTGACTGAAGATTCAGGTAGGGGCTGGAGGCTATTGGCACTAATACTTTCTGCAGACCGGCGGTTCAAAGACGCCGAAACCATACTTGAAGTTGCTTTGGATGAAGCTGGTAGTTTAGATCAGTTAGAACTTCTCAGATTAAGAGCTGTGCTTCAGATTGCTCAGGAAAGACCCAAGCAAGCAATTGAAACTTACCGAATCTTGCTATCTCTGATTAAAACACAAAGAGAATCTCGGTCAAATAACTTCGAGAGTGCAAAGAGTTCTGATTCTGAG GGTGTCACGGAAagagttcttgaattggctgccTGGCAGGATCTAGCTACTGTTTATACGAAATTTGGTTCATGGCTTGATGCAGAAATTTGTGTAAACAAGGCCAAGTCAATTGAACTTCATTCGCCCAAAAGTTGGCATACAAGTG GCTTGTTGTTTGAAGCTCAATCACTTCATAAGGAGGCACTGGTATCCTTCTCGATTGCGTTGTCAATAGAACCGGATTACGTGCCAAGTATTGTTTCAACCGCAGCAGTACTTCTACAACTCGGCAGTCAATCGTCGCTTCCGATTGCAAGAAGCTTTCTAATGAATGCGCTTCGGTTAGATCCGACAAATCACGATGCTTGGATGAACCTTGGGTTGATTGCGAAATTGGAAGGGTCATTACAACAAGCAGCAGACTTTTTTCAAGCAGCCTATGAGTTGAAGATGTCAGCTCCTGTTGAAGCGTTTAAATGA